A window of Candidatus Moraniibacteriota bacterium genomic DNA:
CATTCAGGCCGGTAGAGAAATCAGGGTTTTCGTAAGGCCGGAGGAAATTGATGATTTGGGATCCCTGAAATTAGCCCGTCAAATAGCCGATAAGATTGAGCAGGAATTAAAATATCCGGGGGAAATAAAGGTAAATATTCTGCGGGAGACAAGAGCGGTGGAATTCGCCCGGTAGAATTTTGGTGTGCCACGTAAAGTTCCGCTTTGCGGAACCATGTGGCTACAGCGTGATGAAATTTTCTTTAAAAATTTCATTTTACGGTGTGTATAACTACATTTGCTTTATTTGTGGGAAAAAAGTAGAATAGTTAAAGTTAAATGCAACTATTAAATCAAGCCCGCCTTCATTAGGACTATGGCGGGCAAGCTAGAGAGGAAGGTGGAAATTATGGCTAACGTAAACAAAGACGCGCTAGTAGACGCAATTGCAACAAAACTCGATCTTTCCAAGAAAGACGTAGAGGGAGTAATTGACGCGTTCACCGAAAAAGTTACCGAGGAAATTCGCAAAGGTAATAAAGTGACACTTACTGGATTTGGAACTTTCCGGGTCTCAAATCGTGCCGCTCGTGAGGGAATTAATCCTCAAACCAAGGCGAAAATTCAGATTCCGGCGATGACCGTCCCGAAATTTACTGCTGGAAAGGCCTTAAAAGAAGCTGTTAAATAGGGCTTAATCTATCAAGGAAAATTTTTTTATCCGTACGGGTAAAAACTCCGCTTCCGTGTAAGCGGGAATCCAAAAGATAGAAACAAAATCCCCCCAGAAAGGGGATTTTGTTATTTTGAATTATCTATTTTTATTGACTAAGCATCTCTCGCACGATATGATGACAAGTAGTTTTAGCTGGAAACGGGGTATAGTGTAATGGTAGCACGCCCCGAAGGACTCCGACGTTACGTCGGAGCCTAAGGGGTAAAAGTCCTTCTTGCCCGCCGAAATTTTATCGGAGTGTCGTATACCGGTAGTACGCCTGCTTTGGGAGCAGGTAGACTGGGTTCAATTCCCAGCACTCCGACTAATAAAAAATTAGGCGGGTGAAGGAGGATTTAGTCTCGGTTCGAATCCGAGTAACCCGAATATTGAAAACGGGCTGTTAGCTCAGCTGGTAGAGCGCTACATTTTCACCCCGCACCAAAAACGGGGACATAGTTAAACGGTATAACAGGGCATTTTCACCCCGCACCAATTTTAAGGGCTCATAGTATAGTGGCAATACATCGCATTCGCATTGCGGAGACG
This region includes:
- a CDS encoding HU family DNA-binding protein → MAGKLERKVEIMANVNKDALVDAIATKLDLSKKDVEGVIDAFTEKVTEEIRKGNKVTLTGFGTFRVSNRAAREGINPQTKAKIQIPAMTVPKFTAGKALKEAVK